One Branchiostoma lanceolatum isolate klBraLanc5 chromosome 18, klBraLanc5.hap2, whole genome shotgun sequence DNA window includes the following coding sequences:
- the LOC136424661 gene encoding integumentary mucin C.1-like isoform X1: MNIYIGDSDKISTNPKCGGDHQIDENQPSMVSCQGMRGRYVGVRLPGPDSQSLHLCEVQVFSDDDCLVEPADRQECGLGGITPITPEECHRRGCCLSTVGAIKCFHKKVFENTAITGSKAVSATTEKDSPDATAVAGSPDVITVTDAGDVTPGKGSTDALAVKESADTAVAAGAETLMGGADATTDSSVTQGMMTALADAETEDIKDTAKTDKVAEDMAAAGDTDIPPTPGGETSTDALAGDDDSGASVATIAYSVMASIFLTNVVLSYYNMHA, encoded by the exons ATGAACATCTACATCGGGGATTCCGACAAGATCAGCACGAATCCCAAGTGCGGGGGCGATCATCAAATCGATGAGAACCAGCCTTCCATGGTCTCGTGTCAGGGGATGAGGGGGCGCTATGTGGGCGTGCGTCTGCCTGGACCTGATTCACAATCACTGCATTTATGCGAAGTCCAAGTATTTTCGG ACGACGACTGCCTGGTAGAGCCCGCCGACCGGCAGGAGTGCGGCTTGGGAGGCATAACTCCTATCACTCCTGAGGAGTGCCATCGCCGAGGATGCTGCTTATCCACAGTTGGTGCAATCAAGTGCTTTCACAAGAAAG TCTTTGAAAACACCGCCATAACTGGAAGCAAGGCTGTCAGCGCCACAACTGAGAAAGATTCTCCGGACGCCACAGCTGTGGCAGGGTCTCCTGACGTCATAACTGTGACAGATGCGGGTGACGTCACACCTGGGAAAGGGTCTACTGACGCCTTAGCTGTGAAAGAGTCCGCTGACACCGCTGTCGCTGCGGGCGCCGAAACTCTGATGGGTGGTGCTGACGCCACAACAGATTCTTCTGTGACTCAGGGCATGATGACTGCTCTTG CTGATGCTGAAACAGAAGACATCAAGGACACAGCAAAAACGGATAAGGTGGCCGAGGACATGGCAGCCGCTGGAGACACCGACATCCCACCAACTCCTGGTGGTGAAACAAGCACCGACGCTCTGGCAGGTGATGACG ATTCTGGAGCCTCTGTTGCTACCATTGCCTACAGCGTGATGGCTTCGATCTTTCTGACCAATGTCGTCTTGTCTTACTACAACATGCACGCTTAG
- the LOC136424661 gene encoding integumentary mucin C.1-like isoform X2, with translation MNIYIGDSDKISTNPKCGGDHQIDENQPSMVSCQGMRGRYVGVRLPGPDSQSLHLCEVQVFSDDDCLVEPADRQECGLGGITPITPEECHRRGCCLSTVGAIKCFHKKVFENTAITGSKAVSATTEKDSPDATAVAGSPDVITVTDAGDVTPGKGSTDALAVKESADTAVAAGAETLMGGADATTDSSVTQGMMTALADAETEDIKDTAKTDKVAEDMAAAGDTDIPPTPGGETSTDALADSGASVATIAYSVMASIFLTNVVLSYYNMHA, from the exons ATGAACATCTACATCGGGGATTCCGACAAGATCAGCACGAATCCCAAGTGCGGGGGCGATCATCAAATCGATGAGAACCAGCCTTCCATGGTCTCGTGTCAGGGGATGAGGGGGCGCTATGTGGGCGTGCGTCTGCCTGGACCTGATTCACAATCACTGCATTTATGCGAAGTCCAAGTATTTTCGG ACGACGACTGCCTGGTAGAGCCCGCCGACCGGCAGGAGTGCGGCTTGGGAGGCATAACTCCTATCACTCCTGAGGAGTGCCATCGCCGAGGATGCTGCTTATCCACAGTTGGTGCAATCAAGTGCTTTCACAAGAAAG TCTTTGAAAACACCGCCATAACTGGAAGCAAGGCTGTCAGCGCCACAACTGAGAAAGATTCTCCGGACGCCACAGCTGTGGCAGGGTCTCCTGACGTCATAACTGTGACAGATGCGGGTGACGTCACACCTGGGAAAGGGTCTACTGACGCCTTAGCTGTGAAAGAGTCCGCTGACACCGCTGTCGCTGCGGGCGCCGAAACTCTGATGGGTGGTGCTGACGCCACAACAGATTCTTCTGTGACTCAGGGCATGATGACTGCTCTTG CTGATGCTGAAACAGAAGACATCAAGGACACAGCAAAAACGGATAAGGTGGCCGAGGACATGGCAGCCGCTGGAGACACCGACATCCCACCAACTCCTGGTGGTGAAACAAGCACCGACGCTCTGGCAG ATTCTGGAGCCTCTGTTGCTACCATTGCCTACAGCGTGATGGCTTCGATCTTTCTGACCAATGTCGTCTTGTCTTACTACAACATGCACGCTTAG
- the LOC136424571 gene encoding uncharacterized protein produces MKNIRRICGRCTIGLAILFTFYVVTEVGGCMKDEFPCPDGSCFRKRLFCDGVADCSTGDDEAYCFLIGFSGDCTPEELPCPGDGTCKDKNLLCDGKEDCAGGGDEEYCFLFGGVTVCPAEKYQCSDGSCISAEWWCDGDHSDCPDGEDEADCENCYRGNGESYRGQVSETQHGTLCQRWDSQTPHEHSFTPANYPGSGLVENYCRNPGGVHNGVWCFTSDPNARTVGWCAVGFCSDGCLADHQACLDGSCIMGDWWCDGEPDCADGEDEHYCDGLAGGAACLADELPCLDSSCFNKYGLCDGTNDCPTGEDESVCVMFGGHGDEECADHELPCFNGVCQDKGKVCDGEKDCYYGEDESYCGGDGEGGAKCLGFECSDGACIDTGYLCDQEDDCVDGEDESGCGEVIQGDSQKIIFPDPATVGDYARLETTLYQELSDLTLCLQMRTATEILQSEMGVVHYWVQHEDVELTLLKEEDTLFLGKDGLWIYLGDPNVWDGAWHAICVTWGFTNGTWQLFIDGELESHGSEPNMVDTVDISGTWILGQRYHGYLDHFGGGFSSSYSGELSQVNLWDRVLAPDEIGSDWSVFCHHHGNVIDWAATTIDVFGQAIGEEDLDCENIIVCPDNEQCSDGTCIDPSWFCDTVSDCRYGEDETHCEEVCPENMRPCEDGVCMDTGYWCDLEEDCSSGEDEADCGTVGKASEGCSEDEFLCLDGSCALAYWRCDGEADCADGGDEDGCDIGTWLKQDPSWHVDSTGTQLVSDGGTSKALDGDLGTYWNPLGTDQNFNHWYIVLDFSQFQTLTRIAVNNYGDTAHDIASFSLQIIPYGSPFWEDLTYIDTVQGGTDQRQEFGGFLGTERKWRFLVTRTHSGWQPWLKELNLYGILSSVWLNQSSSLIVNSTDTKSNSDGGAAKALDGDLETFWNPQGTERYHNDWYISLDLAEFQTLTRIAVNNYGDTDHDIASFRLKIMPPGSSSWENVMSVDTVQVGTDQRQEFGGFLGTERKWRFVVTRTHSGRQPWLRELNLYGIISIPTGANVAMGKPAFRSDDEPDAALAVDGNTDTDIDSCATGSSEVTPSWWVDLGQSYMVGRCVYS; encoded by the exons AAGTTGGCGGATGTATGAAGGACGAATTTCCTTGTCCCGACGGAAGCTGTTTCAGAAAGAGGTTGTTCTGTGATGGAGTTGCAGATTGTTCCACCGGTGACGATGAAGCATATTGCTTTCTGATCGGCTTCT CGGGAGACTGCACGCCTGAGGAGCTCCCGTGTCCTGGTGACGGCACGTGCAAAGATAAGAACTTGTTGTGTGACGGAAAGGAGGACTGCGCGGGTGGGGGCGACGAAGAATACTGTTTCCTCTTTG GTGGAGTGACAGTGTGCCCGGCAGAGAAGTATCAGTGTTCGGACGGTTCGTGCATCTCCGCGGAGTGGTGGTGTGACGGTGACCATAGCGACTGTCCAGACGGGGAGGACGAAGCGGACTGCG AAAATTGCTATAGAGGAAATGGAGAATCCTACCGAGGACAAGTCTCTGAGACTCAACACGGCACGCTCTGCCAACGTTGGGACAGTCAGACGCCTCATGAACACAGCTTTACACCTGCTAATTACCCAGGATCCGGACTggtggagaactactgccggaatcctggGGGCGTACATAACGGGGTTTGGTGCTTCACCTCGGACCCCAACGCGAGAACCGTGGGGTGGTGCGCCGTAGGGTTTTGTT CTGATGGGTGTCTAGCGGATCATCAAGCCTGTTTGGATGGCTCCTGTATCATGGGGGACTGGTGGTGTGATGGGGAGCCTGATTGTGCGGATGGTGAGGATGAACATTACTGTGACGGTCTGGCTGGAG GTGCTGCGTGCTTAGCTGATGAACTACCCTGTTTGGACAGCTCGTGTTTCAATAAGTACGGGCTGTGTGACGGGACTAACGACTGTCCGACCGGAGAGGACGAATCAGTCTGTGTTATGTTCGGAGGCCATGGAG ATGAAGAGTGTGCGGACCATGAACTGCCGTGCTTCAATGGCGTCTGTCAAGACAAGGGCAAGGTGTGTGACGGAGAGAAAGACTGCTACTATGGCGAGGATGAATCGTACTGTGGGGGAGACGGTGAAG GAGGGGCTAAGTGTTTGGGGTTCGAGTGCTCCGATGGTGCGTGCATTGATACAGGCTACCTCTGTGACCAGGAGGACGACTGTGTAGACGGCGAGGACGAATCTGGCTGTGGAGAAG TCATACAAGGCGACTCGCAGAAGATAATCTTCCCTGACCCAGCCACCGTCGGGGACTACGCCAGGCTGGAGACAACATTGTATCAGGAACTGAGTGATCTCACTCTTTGTCTGCAAATGCGCACCGCCACTGAAATCTTGCAATCTGAGATGGGGGTTGTCCACTATTGGGTACAGCACGAGGACGTCGAATTGACCTTGCTAAAAGAGGAGGACACTCTTTTC CTGGGAAAGGATGGTCTTTGGATTTACCTGGGTGATCCAAACGTTTGGGATGGCGCGTGGCATGCCATATGCGTTACCTGGGGCTTCACAAACGGAACTTGGCAACTCTTCATTGACGGTGAGCTGGAGAGTCACGGTTCGGAGCCTAACATGGTGGATACTGTGGACATCTCCGGAACATGGATCCTTGGACAGAGGTACCATGGCTATCTTGACCACTTTGGCGGCGGATTTTCTTCATCGTACAGCGGAGAACTGTCGCAGGTGAACCTCTGGGACCGCGTGCTGGCTCCTGATGAGATAGGCTCAGACTGGTCAGTGTTCTGCCATCACCACGGTAACGTGATTGACTGGGCAGCAACTACCATCGACGTTTTTGGACAGGCCATCGGCGAGGAGGACCTTGACTGTG AGAACATTATCGTCTGCCCGGACAATGAGCAGTGTTCGGACGGTACGTGCATCGATCCAAGCTGGTTCTGTGACACGGTGAGCGACTGTCGTTACGGCGAGGACGAAACGCACTGTGAAG AAGTGTGTCCGGAAAATATGCGCCCCTGTGAGGATGGCGTGTGCATGGACACCGGCTACTGGTGTGACCTGGAGGAGGACTGCTCGAGTGGTGAGGACGAGGCCGACTGTGGGACTGTCGGTAAAG CTTCAGAGGGGTGCTCTGAGGATGAATTTCTGTGCCTGGATGGTTCCTGCGCGCTTGCGTACTGGCGGTGTGACGGGGAGGCCGACTGTGCGGATGGCGGGGACGAAGACGGCTGTGACATCG GTACATGGCTAAAACAGGATCCGTCATGGCATGTCGACTCTACCGGCACACAATTGGTCTCCGACGGTGGTACCTCCAAGGCCTTGGATGGGGACCTCGGGACATACTGGAATCCCCTAGGTACCGACCAGAACTTCAACCACTGGTACATCGTTTTGGACTTCTCACAGTTCCAGACTCTGACCCGCATCGCAGTGAACAACTACGGAGACACCGCCCACGACATTGCATCCTTCAGCTTGCAAATCATTCCGTACGGAAGTCCGTTCTGGGAGGACCTGACGTACATCGATACCGTGCAGGGAGGGACGGACCAGCGCCAGGAGTTCGGCGGGTTCCTGGGAACAGAGCGGAAGTGGAGGTTCCTAGTCACCCGTACCCACTCGGGCTGGCAGCCATGGCTCAAAGAACTGAACCTCTACGGAATTTTATCAA GCGTGTGGCTAAACCAGAGTTCGTCATTGATTGTCAACTCCACCGATACAAAATCTAATTCCGACGGAGGTGCCGCCAAGGCCTTAGATGGGGACCTAGAGACCTTCTGGAATCCCCAAGGTACCGAACGTTACCACAACGACTGGTACATCTCACTGGACCTCGCAGAGTTTCAAACTCTGACCCGCATCGCAGTGAACAACTACGGAGACACCGACCACGACATCGCATCATTCAGGTTGAAGATAATGCCTCCCGGAAGTTCATCCTGGGAGAACGTGATGTCCGTCGATACCGTGCAGGTTGGGACGGACCAGCGCCAGGAGTTCGGCGGTTTCCTGGGAACAGAGCGGAAGTGGAGGTTCGTGGTCACCCGTACCCACTCGGGCCGGCAGCCATGGCTCAGAGAACTGAACCTCTACGGGATAATATCAA TTCCAACAGGTGCGAATGTTGCCATGGGAAAACCGGCGTTCCGATCAGACGACGAACCAGATGCCGCCCTTGCGGTTGACGGGAACACGGATACGGATATCGACTCCTGCGCAACCGGAAGTTCGGAAGTTACTCCCAGCTGGTGGGTGGATCTTGGTCAATCGTATATGGTTGGCAGGTGCGTGTACTCATAA